In Streptomyces sp. NBC_00569, a single genomic region encodes these proteins:
- a CDS encoding DUF3180 domain-containing protein, which yields MKQLRIRTLAGLFLVAGVLSWAGARLWDSIGTLPRVPLAAPIVLAVIAVILLATALSIRARLRAQRERRPGAKGVDPLMAARALVFGQASALVAALVAGMYGGTGAFLLEHLDVPARRDQAIYAGFSVLTGIAVIAAALFLERVCKLPEDDDEDHGGAAPAA from the coding sequence ATGAAGCAACTGCGCATCAGGACGCTGGCCGGACTCTTCCTGGTCGCCGGCGTACTGAGCTGGGCGGGCGCCCGCCTGTGGGATTCGATCGGCACGCTGCCGAGGGTCCCGCTGGCGGCGCCGATCGTCCTCGCCGTGATCGCCGTCATCCTGCTGGCGACCGCGCTCTCCATCCGGGCCCGGCTGCGCGCCCAGCGCGAGCGGCGCCCCGGCGCCAAGGGCGTCGACCCGCTGATGGCGGCCCGCGCCCTCGTCTTCGGCCAGGCCAGCGCCCTGGTCGCCGCCCTGGTCGCCGGGATGTACGGCGGCACGGGCGCCTTCCTGCTCGAGCACCTCGACGTCCCGGCCCGCCGCGACCAGGCGATCTACGCCGGTTTCTCGGTCCTCACCGGCATCGCCGTGATAGCGGCCGCCCTCTTCCTGGAGCGCGTCTGCAAGCTCCCTGAAGACGACGACGAGGACCACGGCGGGGCCGCACCGGCGGCCTGA
- a CDS encoding ABC transporter permease has protein sequence MSSPNCMVTNEWVCGEYLRTRRPELVDAVVQHIGITAASVVIGVLIAFPLALLARRRRAFAGPVLGLTTVLYTIPSLAMFSLLLPLFGLSASLVITGLVLYTLTILVRNFLAGLQAVPDEAREAARGMGYGPVRLLWEVELPLALPAMLAGVRIATVSTVALTTVGAIVDYGGLGTLIMDGLDSDFKAQVLTASVLCVLLAVGADLLLLGLQRWLTPWTRVASGTSRIRRRTDRSGSPDRPGGASGDTERRKEKAAQAA, from the coding sequence GTGAGCAGTCCCAATTGCATGGTGACCAATGAGTGGGTGTGCGGGGAATACCTGCGCACCCGCAGGCCGGAGCTGGTCGACGCGGTCGTCCAGCACATCGGCATCACGGCCGCTTCCGTCGTGATCGGCGTGCTGATCGCCTTCCCGCTGGCCCTGTTGGCCCGGCGCCGGCGCGCCTTCGCGGGCCCGGTGCTCGGCCTGACGACGGTGCTCTACACGATCCCGTCGCTGGCCATGTTCTCGCTGCTGCTCCCGCTGTTCGGGCTCTCCGCCTCGCTCGTGATCACCGGACTCGTCCTCTACACCCTGACGATCCTGGTGCGGAATTTCCTGGCGGGCCTCCAGGCCGTGCCGGATGAGGCGAGAGAAGCTGCCCGCGGCATGGGGTACGGGCCGGTCCGGCTGTTGTGGGAGGTCGAACTGCCGCTGGCGCTGCCCGCCATGCTCGCGGGCGTGCGCATCGCCACGGTCTCCACGGTCGCGCTGACGACGGTCGGCGCGATCGTCGACTACGGCGGCCTGGGCACGCTGATCATGGACGGGCTCGACAGCGACTTCAAGGCCCAGGTGCTCACGGCGTCCGTGCTGTGCGTGCTCCTCGCCGTGGGTGCCGATCTGCTGCTGCTCGGCCTCCAGCGGTGGCTGACCCCCTGGACCCGCGTCGCGTCCGGGACGTCCCGCATACGCAGACGCACCGACCGCTCCGGCAGTCCGGACCGCCCGGGTGGCGCCTCCGGTGACACGGAGCGACGCAAGGAGAAGGCGGCGCAGGCGGCATGA
- the folB gene encoding dihydroneopterin aldolase: MDRVALRGLKARGHHGVFPKEREEGQTFIVDLVLGLDTRAAAADDDLAKTVHYGIVAEEVVAVVEGDPVDLIETLAERIAGTCLKHEGVLEVEVCVHKPDAPITVPFDDVTVTITRSRV, translated from the coding sequence GTGGATCGTGTCGCGCTGCGCGGCCTCAAGGCCCGCGGGCACCATGGCGTCTTCCCCAAGGAGCGCGAGGAAGGCCAGACCTTCATCGTGGACCTGGTGCTCGGACTGGACACACGCGCGGCCGCGGCCGACGACGACCTGGCGAAGACCGTGCACTACGGCATCGTGGCGGAGGAGGTCGTGGCCGTCGTCGAAGGCGATCCGGTCGATCTCATCGAGACGCTCGCCGAGCGCATCGCCGGGACGTGCCTGAAGCACGAAGGAGTCCTGGAGGTCGAGGTCTGCGTCCACAAGCCGGACGCCCCGATCACCGTCCCCTTCGACGATGTGACCGTCACCATCACCCGGAGCCGAGTATGA
- a CDS encoding ABC transporter ATP-binding protein yields MIRFEHVTKRYADGTTAVDDLSFEVDEGELVTLVGPSGCGKTTTMKMVNRLIEPSEGRILVDGDDISGIDPVQLRRRIGYVIQQVGLFPHKTVLDNTATVPHLLGVKRAKARERAAELLDLVGLDPRTFGDRYPDQLSGGQRQRVGVARALAADPPVLLMDEPFGAVDPVVREHLQNEFLRLQQAVRKTVLFVTHDIEEAVRLGDRIAVYGQGRIEQFDTPSTVLGAPATEYVADFVGADRGLKRLSVTPIEESDLEQPPVVHLDDPLPAKLDAPWAVVLDGDNNLHGWISAEHARVHSGTVREYARRMEAWLPVGASLKQAFATMLQHDAGWIAVIDEHSEGRFLGVLTPARLHEALRRSTAADARDIPRAEVELETVTGA; encoded by the coding sequence ATGATCCGGTTCGAGCACGTCACCAAGCGCTACGCCGACGGGACAACGGCCGTCGACGACCTGTCCTTCGAGGTGGACGAGGGGGAACTCGTCACGCTCGTCGGACCGTCGGGCTGCGGCAAGACCACCACGATGAAGATGGTCAACCGGCTCATCGAACCGAGCGAGGGCCGGATACTCGTCGACGGCGACGACATATCCGGCATCGACCCGGTCCAACTCCGGCGCCGCATCGGCTATGTGATCCAGCAGGTCGGTCTCTTCCCGCACAAGACGGTCCTCGACAACACGGCGACCGTCCCGCACCTCCTCGGCGTCAAGCGCGCCAAGGCCCGCGAGCGCGCCGCCGAACTCCTCGACCTCGTCGGACTCGACCCGCGCACCTTCGGCGACCGCTACCCCGACCAGCTCTCCGGCGGGCAGCGTCAACGCGTCGGCGTGGCACGGGCGTTGGCGGCGGATCCTCCCGTGCTCCTGATGGACGAGCCGTTCGGCGCGGTCGACCCGGTCGTGCGCGAACACCTGCAGAACGAGTTCCTGCGCCTCCAGCAGGCCGTGCGCAAGACGGTCCTGTTCGTCACGCACGACATCGAGGAGGCCGTCCGGCTCGGCGACCGGATCGCCGTGTACGGGCAGGGCCGGATCGAGCAGTTCGACACCCCGTCGACCGTCCTCGGCGCCCCCGCGACCGAGTACGTGGCCGACTTCGTCGGCGCGGACCGCGGCCTCAAGCGCCTGTCCGTCACGCCCATCGAGGAGAGCGACCTGGAGCAGCCGCCCGTCGTGCATCTCGACGACCCGCTGCCGGCGAAGCTCGACGCCCCCTGGGCGGTGGTCCTCGACGGCGACAACAACCTGCACGGCTGGATCTCCGCGGAGCACGCGCGCGTGCACAGCGGCACGGTCCGCGAGTACGCCCGTCGCATGGAGGCGTGGCTGCCGGTCGGCGCCTCCCTCAAGCAGGCGTTCGCCACGATGCTCCAGCACGACGCGGGCTGGATCGCCGTCATCGACGAGCACAGCGAGGGCCGCTTCCTCGGCGTCCTCACCCCCGCGCGGCTGCACGAGGCGCTGCGCCGCTCGACGGCAGCGGACGCCCGGGACATCCCGCGCGCGGAGGTCGAACTGGAGACGGTGACGGGGGCCTGA
- the folE gene encoding GTP cyclohydrolase I FolE yields the protein MTDPVTLDGEGPIGEFDEKRAENAVRELLFAVGEDPDREGLKETPARVARAYKEIFAGLWQKPEDVLTTTFDLGHDEMVLVKDIEVQSSCEHHLVPFVGVAHVGYIPSTDGKITGLSKLARLVDVYARRPQVQERLTTQIADSLMEILEPRGVIVVVECEHMCMTMRGVRKQGAKTITSAVRGQLRDPATRNEAMSLIIAR from the coding sequence ATGACCGACCCGGTGACGCTCGACGGCGAGGGGCCGATCGGCGAGTTCGACGAGAAGCGGGCCGAGAACGCTGTGCGTGAGCTGCTCTTCGCGGTCGGGGAGGACCCGGACCGCGAGGGTCTTAAGGAGACGCCGGCGCGGGTGGCTCGCGCGTACAAGGAGATATTCGCAGGCCTGTGGCAGAAGCCCGAGGACGTCCTGACGACGACGTTCGACCTCGGTCACGACGAGATGGTCCTGGTCAAGGACATCGAGGTCCAGAGCAGCTGTGAGCACCATCTGGTGCCGTTCGTCGGTGTCGCCCACGTCGGCTACATCCCGTCGACCGACGGCAAGATCACGGGCCTGTCGAAGCTGGCCCGCCTCGTGGACGTCTACGCCCGGCGCCCGCAGGTCCAGGAGCGTCTGACCACGCAGATCGCCGACTCCCTGATGGAGATCCTGGAGCCGCGCGGGGTGATCGTGGTCGTCGAGTGCGAGCACATGTGCATGACGATGCGCGGGGTGCGCAAGCAGGGCGCGAAGACCATCACGTCCGCGGTGCGCGGCCAGCTGCGCGACCCGGCGACGCGCAACGAGGCGATGAGCCTGATCATCGCGCGCTGA
- a CDS encoding ABC transporter permease, giving the protein MSAISGAYDWLTTGANWQGDKGVWHRLAEHLYFSGVTLAVSCLIALPLALWLGHIGKGGGLAVNISNAGRAVPTLAVLVLLTLTPLGRHGDLPTFIALVLFAVPPLLTNAYIGMREVDRAVVEAARGMGMSGGQVFRRVELPLAYPMVMTGIRLAAVQVIATATLAAMAGKGGLGRIITAGFNLQDTPQVVAGAVLVALLALLVEGVLAGAGRVLNPMKGRSGAAR; this is encoded by the coding sequence ATGAGCGCGATATCGGGGGCCTACGACTGGCTGACGACAGGGGCCAACTGGCAGGGCGACAAGGGGGTGTGGCACCGCCTGGCCGAGCATCTGTACTTCAGCGGCGTCACCCTCGCCGTGTCCTGCCTGATCGCCCTGCCGCTCGCGCTGTGGCTCGGGCACATAGGCAAGGGCGGCGGGCTCGCGGTCAACATCTCGAACGCGGGTCGCGCGGTGCCCACGCTCGCGGTGCTCGTCCTGCTCACGCTGACGCCGCTGGGCCGGCACGGGGACCTGCCGACGTTCATCGCGCTCGTGCTGTTCGCGGTGCCGCCGCTGCTGACCAACGCCTACATCGGGATGCGCGAGGTCGACCGGGCCGTCGTCGAGGCGGCGAGGGGGATGGGGATGAGCGGGGGACAGGTGTTCCGGCGGGTCGAACTCCCGCTGGCTTACCCGATGGTCATGACCGGGATCCGGCTGGCGGCGGTGCAGGTGATCGCCACGGCGACGCTCGCCGCGATGGCCGGCAAGGGCGGGCTCGGGCGGATCATCACGGCCGGGTTCAACCTCCAGGACACCCCTCAGGTGGTCGCCGGCGCGGTCCTGGTGGCGTTGCTCGCGCTGCTCGTGGAGGGCGTCCTGGCGGGCGCGGGGCGGGTTCTGAATCCGATGAAGGGCCGCTCCGGCGCGGCGCGCTGA
- a CDS encoding nuclear transport factor 2 family protein, which yields MTPPREPDEPRGAAARRTDAEAVERANRAFYEALERGDFELLTALWLAPEDVSYSEDSDEAEDTSISCVHPGWPVLTGRGEVLRSYALIMANTEYIQFFLTDVHISIVADTALITCTENILSGGPAPEEGDELGPLVGQRVVATNVFRRTRDGWKLWSHHASPVLAESEGEGDAGEESDETPS from the coding sequence GTGACCCCACCGAGGGAGCCCGACGAGCCGCGCGGTGCGGCAGCCCGGCGCACCGACGCGGAGGCCGTGGAGCGAGCCAACCGCGCCTTCTACGAGGCACTGGAGCGGGGCGACTTCGAACTGCTGACGGCGCTCTGGCTCGCCCCCGAGGACGTCTCGTACAGCGAGGACTCCGACGAGGCCGAGGACACGTCCATCAGCTGCGTGCACCCCGGCTGGCCCGTACTCACCGGCCGCGGCGAGGTCCTGCGCTCATACGCGCTGATCATGGCGAACACCGAGTACATCCAGTTCTTCCTCACGGATGTGCACATCAGCATCGTCGCCGACACGGCTCTGATCACCTGCACCGAGAACATCCTCAGCGGCGGCCCGGCCCCGGAGGAGGGCGACGAACTCGGCCCGCTCGTCGGCCAGCGCGTCGTCGCCACGAATGTGTTCCGTCGCACACGTGACGGCTGGAAACTGTGGTCGCACCACGCGTCGCCCGTACTCGCCGAGTCCGAGGGCGAGGGCGACGCCGGCGAGGAAAGCGACGAGACACCCTCCTGA
- a CDS encoding phosphatidylglycerol lysyltransferase domain-containing protein, giving the protein MSGEVPGRIQHLRRILRGPRPEAVPTLITRACILVGLLDIAAGVFPRFRHSRMYALAEVLPGALGPFAAALAISTGVLLLLLAHGLRRRKRRAWRAAVVLLPLGALAQFAYRHSLFGVLIPLVLLTMLLRHRSEFAALPDPRSRWRALANFVLMGAGSLVIGLTIVSAHPRKLVGDPSLSDRLEHVLYGLFGMDGPVDYQGRTSWTVACSLGALGLLTALTTLYLAFRPEHPAARLTEDDEARLRSLLDKHGARDSLGHFALRRDKGVVFSPSGKAAVCYRVVSGVMLASGDPVGDVEAWPGAIEQFMDEAKAHSWTPAVMGCSETGGEVWTRETGLDALELGDEAVVDTADFSLAGRAMRNVRQMVRRIERNGYETRVRRIRDLGEQELERIRRAADDWRGTDTERGFSMALGRIGDCADGDCLVATAHKGDDPAGPHGDLKAVLHFVPWGTDGVSLDLMRRDRAADPGMNELLIVAALQAAPTLGITRISLNFAMFRAALARGEKIGAGPVLRAWRGLLVFLSRWFQIESLYRFNAKFRPRWEPRFVVYHSPRDLPRIGFAAMQAEGFVNLGMPRVLRWRTAAPRPCAHDGAPDGVRRGVRTA; this is encoded by the coding sequence ATGTCAGGCGAGGTTCCGGGCAGAATCCAGCATCTGCGCCGGATACTGCGGGGCCCCCGACCCGAGGCCGTCCCCACCCTGATCACCCGGGCCTGCATCCTCGTCGGACTCCTCGACATCGCGGCGGGCGTCTTCCCGCGGTTCCGGCACAGCCGCATGTACGCGCTGGCCGAGGTCCTGCCCGGCGCCCTCGGCCCGTTCGCGGCCGCACTCGCCATCAGTACGGGCGTCCTGCTGCTCCTCCTCGCCCACGGACTGCGCCGCCGAAAGCGGCGGGCCTGGCGCGCGGCCGTGGTGCTCCTGCCCCTCGGCGCGCTCGCACAGTTCGCCTACCGGCACTCCCTGTTCGGTGTGCTGATCCCGCTCGTACTGCTCACGATGCTGCTGCGCCACCGGAGTGAGTTCGCGGCGCTGCCCGACCCGCGCAGCCGCTGGCGGGCGCTCGCGAACTTCGTGCTCATGGGCGCCGGTTCCCTCGTCATCGGCCTCACCATCGTGAGCGCCCACCCCAGGAAGCTGGTGGGCGACCCGAGCCTGTCCGACCGTCTGGAACACGTCCTGTACGGCCTGTTCGGCATGGACGGACCCGTCGACTACCAGGGCCGCACCTCCTGGACCGTGGCCTGTTCGCTCGGCGCGCTCGGCCTGCTCACCGCGCTGACGACCCTCTATCTGGCGTTCCGCCCCGAACACCCGGCCGCGCGCCTCACCGAGGACGACGAGGCGCGGCTGCGCTCCCTCCTCGACAAGCACGGCGCCCGGGACTCCCTCGGCCACTTCGCGCTCCGCCGCGACAAGGGGGTCGTCTTCTCACCCAGCGGCAAGGCGGCCGTCTGCTACCGCGTCGTGTCGGGCGTGATGCTCGCGAGCGGCGACCCCGTCGGGGACGTGGAGGCGTGGCCCGGAGCCATCGAACAGTTCATGGACGAGGCCAAGGCCCACTCATGGACCCCGGCCGTCATGGGCTGCTCCGAGACGGGCGGCGAGGTCTGGACCCGCGAGACCGGCCTCGACGCACTCGAACTGGGCGACGAGGCGGTGGTGGACACCGCGGATTTCTCCCTGGCCGGGCGTGCGATGCGCAACGTACGCCAGATGGTCAGGAGGATCGAGCGCAATGGCTACGAGACCCGGGTGCGGCGCATCCGTGACCTCGGCGAACAGGAGCTGGAGCGGATCAGGCGCGCCGCCGACGACTGGCGCGGCACCGACACCGAACGCGGCTTCTCCATGGCGCTCGGCCGCATCGGCGACTGCGCGGACGGCGACTGTCTGGTCGCCACTGCCCACAAGGGCGACGACCCGGCCGGCCCCCACGGCGACCTGAAGGCCGTACTCCACTTCGTCCCCTGGGGCACCGACGGCGTCTCCCTCGACCTGATGCGCCGCGACCGCGCCGCCGACCCCGGCATGAACGAACTCCTCATCGTGGCCGCCCTCCAGGCCGCCCCGACGCTCGGCATCACGCGGATCTCACTGAACTTCGCGATGTTCCGCGCCGCCCTCGCACGCGGCGAGAAGATCGGCGCGGGCCCGGTCCTGCGGGCCTGGCGCGGGCTGCTCGTCTTTCTGTCCCGCTGGTTCCAGATCGAGTCGCTGTACCGGTTCAACGCGAAGTTCCGGCCGCGCTGGGAGCCCCGCTTCGTGGTCTACCACTCCCCGCGCGACCTGCCCCGGATCGGCTTCGCCGCCATGCAGGCGGAGGGCTTCGTGAACCTCGGCATGCCGCGCGTCCTGCGGTGGCGTACGGCCGCGCCCCGGCCCTGCGCCCACGACGGCGCGCCCGACGGCGTTCGGCGCGGCGTGCGGACCGCCTGA
- the folP gene encoding dihydropteroate synthase — MSTSQGRRGHVTGLPEWDRCAVMGVVNVTPDSFSDGGRWFDTTAAVKHGLDLVAQGADLIDVGGESTRPGATRVDEDEELKRVIPVVQGLSSEGVAVSVDTMRASVAERSLAAGASLVNDVSGGLADPAMIPVVAAADAPFVVMHWRGFLEGGNVKGTYEDVVSEVVAELHARVEAVIEGGIAPEHIVVDPGLGFSKEAAHDLKLLAHLEELRALGHPLLVAASRKRFLGHVLAGDQGAPPPARERDAATAAVSAIAAHQGAWAVRVHEVRATADAVRVARAVEGAQ, encoded by the coding sequence ATGAGCACGTCGCAGGGCCGTCGCGGCCACGTCACAGGCCTTCCCGAATGGGACCGCTGCGCGGTCATGGGAGTCGTCAATGTGACGCCCGATTCCTTCTCCGACGGGGGCCGCTGGTTCGACACGACGGCCGCCGTGAAGCACGGCCTCGATCTGGTCGCACAGGGCGCCGACCTCATCGACGTCGGCGGCGAGTCGACCCGCCCCGGCGCCACCCGAGTCGACGAGGACGAGGAGCTCAAGCGCGTCATCCCCGTCGTGCAGGGCCTGTCCTCCGAGGGCGTCGCCGTGTCCGTCGACACGATGCGCGCCTCCGTGGCCGAGCGCTCCCTGGCGGCCGGCGCCTCCCTCGTCAACGACGTCAGCGGCGGCCTCGCCGACCCGGCGATGATCCCCGTCGTCGCCGCGGCGGACGCCCCCTTCGTCGTCATGCACTGGCGCGGCTTCCTGGAGGGCGGCAACGTCAAGGGCACATACGAGGACGTGGTATCCGAAGTCGTCGCCGAGCTCCACGCGCGCGTGGAGGCCGTCATCGAGGGCGGCATCGCCCCCGAGCACATCGTCGTAGACCCCGGCCTCGGCTTCTCCAAGGAGGCCGCCCACGACCTGAAGCTCCTGGCCCACCTGGAGGAGCTGCGCGCGCTCGGCCACCCCCTGCTGGTCGCCGCCTCCCGCAAGCGGTTCCTCGGCCATGTGCTGGCCGGCGACCAGGGGGCCCCGCCCCCGGCACGCGAGCGCGACGCCGCCACGGCGGCCGTCTCCGCGATCGCGGCCCATCAGGGCGCCTGGGCGGTCCGCGTCCACGAGGTCCGCGCCACGGCGGACGCGGTCCGCGTGGCCCGCGCCGTAGAGGGAGCCCAGTGA
- the folK gene encoding 2-amino-4-hydroxy-6-hydroxymethyldihydropteridine diphosphokinase, whose translation MTASFTEGPSDPTVQPVPASVVEQVDAADTTLSNPKRAVLALGSNLGNRLETIQGAIDALEDTPGVRVKAVSPVYETEPWGVEPGSQPAYFNAVIVLRTTLPPSSLLERAHAVEEAFHRVRDERWGARTIDVDIVTYADVVSDDPVLTLPHPRAHQRAFVLAPWFDVEPEAQLPGHGPVAELLAAVTREGVAPRADLELQLPE comes from the coding sequence ATGACTGCATCTTTCACCGAGGGCCCCAGCGACCCGACCGTACAGCCGGTGCCCGCCTCCGTGGTGGAACAGGTGGACGCGGCCGACACCACACTCTCCAACCCCAAACGCGCGGTGCTCGCGCTCGGCTCGAACCTGGGGAACCGCCTCGAGACGATCCAGGGCGCCATCGACGCGCTGGAGGACACGCCCGGCGTCCGCGTGAAGGCTGTCTCGCCCGTCTACGAGACCGAGCCGTGGGGGGTCGAGCCGGGCAGCCAGCCCGCGTACTTCAACGCGGTGATCGTGCTCCGCACGACCCTTCCCCCGTCCTCCCTCCTGGAGCGGGCGCACGCCGTCGAGGAGGCCTTCCACCGCGTCCGTGACGAGCGCTGGGGCGCCCGCACGATCGACGTCGACATCGTCACGTACGCCGACGTCGTGTCCGACGATCCGGTCCTCACGCTCCCCCACCCGCGCGCGCACCAGCGGGCCTTCGTCCTCGCACCCTGGTTCGACGTGGAGCCGGAGGCGCAGCTGCCGGGCCACGGACCGGTCGCCGAGCTGCTCGCCGCGGTCACCCGCGAAGGCGTCGCGCCGCGCGCCGATCTGGAACTCCAGCTGCCCGAATAG
- a CDS encoding alpha/beta hydrolase: MGLTSSKVLALSVLLAVLLFAGTVWLWPRLAARTWGSVAGRVGLLLATQLALFLSVGLGANQAFGFYATWDDLLGREQGQGVVTDLGAVSSRGPLHVLGTRYVNVPGGSRPKVGGQIQKVDIVGKRSHIATSAYVYLPPEYFRHHYRDRTFPASVVLTGYPGTAEALIKGLRYPTTAHEQARAGAMRPMILVMMRPTVAPPRDTECVDVPGGPQTETFFAKDLPQLISAHYRVNRRSGGWGIVGDSTGGYCALKLAMHHPRVYGAGAGLSAYYKAPVDPTTGDLFHGDEALERHADLMWTLEHRRPPATSLLVTTSRRGESNYGNTMRFIREVKPPTGISSIVLDSGGHNFNTWRREIPATLVWVSARITE, translated from the coding sequence ATGGGTCTCACCAGCAGCAAAGTCCTTGCGCTTTCGGTCCTACTGGCCGTGCTCCTCTTCGCCGGCACGGTCTGGCTGTGGCCACGCCTGGCGGCCCGCACCTGGGGATCAGTCGCCGGGCGGGTGGGCCTGCTGCTCGCGACGCAGCTCGCGCTGTTCCTCTCGGTCGGACTCGGCGCCAACCAGGCGTTCGGGTTCTACGCCACGTGGGACGACCTCCTCGGTCGGGAGCAAGGTCAGGGCGTGGTCACCGACCTCGGCGCGGTGAGCAGCCGGGGGCCCCTTCACGTGCTCGGCACGCGGTACGTGAACGTGCCGGGCGGCTCACGGCCCAAGGTCGGCGGCCAGATCCAGAAGGTCGACATCGTCGGGAAGCGCTCGCACATCGCCACGTCCGCGTACGTCTATCTGCCGCCCGAGTACTTCAGGCACCACTACAGGGACCGCACTTTCCCCGCCTCGGTCGTCCTCACCGGCTACCCCGGCACCGCCGAGGCGCTCATCAAGGGACTGCGCTACCCGACCACCGCCCATGAGCAGGCCAGGGCGGGCGCGATGCGGCCGATGATCCTGGTGATGATGCGCCCGACCGTGGCGCCGCCGCGGGACACGGAGTGCGTGGACGTGCCGGGCGGCCCGCAGACGGAGACGTTCTTCGCCAAGGACCTGCCGCAGCTCATCTCGGCGCACTACAGGGTCAACAGGAGGTCCGGCGGCTGGGGCATCGTGGGCGACTCCACGGGCGGCTACTGCGCCCTGAAACTCGCCATGCACCACCCCCGGGTCTACGGCGCGGGGGCGGGCCTGTCCGCGTACTACAAGGCGCCCGTCGACCCCACCACAGGCGACCTCTTCCACGGCGACGAGGCACTGGAGCGGCACGCCGACCTGATGTGGACCCTGGAACACCGGAGGCCGCCCGCCACGTCGCTGCTGGTCACCACGAGCAGGCGCGGCGAGAGCAACTACGGGAACACGATGAGGTTCATCCGCGAGGTGAAGCCGCCCACCGGCATCTCGTCGATCGTCCTGGACAGCGGCGGCCACAACTTCAACACCTGGCGCCGCGAGATCCCGGCCACGCTGGTGTGGGTGAGCGCGCGCATCACGGAGTAG